A part of Paenarthrobacter sp. A20 genomic DNA contains:
- a CDS encoding polysaccharide deacetylase family protein, which translates to MGDSKRRPLAGRRSVLLGMAGLASAALAACADGASVEVPSAASAPSVAAGTGPATPPPSIAARSSEQAAAALAPAPTSKPAAVPDRQQIVAEFAGRHPREWGLHITGVVNNSPSQHVALTFDACGGPGGAGCDNALLRTLRRLDVPATLFINSRWIHANRSLSEELAADPLFELANHGTMHQPLSVNGRSAYGIPGTANAAAAYDELMGNHALLQELTGAAPKFFRPGTAFYDDVAAEMTRRLGMLPVNFTVNGDGGATYSAATVAAEVGRVAAGDIVISHFNRPASGTAEGYARVLPGLLDRGVTFGRLRDVLGV; encoded by the coding sequence ATGGGGGATTCCAAGCGGCGGCCATTGGCCGGCCGGCGATCAGTGCTGCTTGGAATGGCGGGCCTCGCGTCCGCTGCCCTGGCAGCATGCGCTGACGGCGCATCCGTCGAAGTACCCTCGGCAGCATCGGCGCCCTCCGTGGCGGCGGGGACGGGCCCGGCCACACCGCCGCCGTCGATCGCTGCAAGATCAAGCGAACAGGCTGCCGCCGCCCTCGCACCAGCACCGACGTCCAAACCGGCCGCAGTGCCGGACAGGCAGCAGATCGTGGCCGAGTTCGCCGGCAGGCATCCCAGGGAATGGGGGCTGCACATCACCGGAGTGGTCAACAACTCGCCATCGCAGCACGTGGCCTTGACGTTTGACGCCTGTGGCGGGCCGGGCGGCGCGGGGTGCGACAACGCCTTGTTGCGTACCCTCCGCCGGCTCGACGTCCCTGCCACGCTGTTCATCAACAGCCGGTGGATCCATGCCAATCGGTCGTTGTCGGAGGAACTGGCGGCGGACCCCCTGTTCGAACTCGCCAACCATGGCACCATGCACCAGCCGCTTTCCGTTAACGGGAGGTCTGCTTACGGAATCCCCGGAACGGCCAACGCCGCTGCTGCCTATGACGAGCTGATGGGGAACCATGCTCTGCTGCAGGAACTCACCGGGGCCGCCCCTAAGTTCTTCCGGCCGGGGACTGCGTTCTACGACGACGTAGCGGCGGAAATGACTCGCAGGCTTGGCATGCTGCCCGTCAATTTCACAGTCAATGGTGACGGCGGCGCCACCTATTCGGCAGCCACCGTGGCCGCGGAGGTAGGACGCGTGGCGGCCGGTGACATCGTCATTTCACACTTCAACAGGCCGGCGTCCGGGACTGCGGAAGGATACGCCCGGGTTTTGCCGGGGCTGCTCGACCGGGGCGTCACCTTCGGCCGCCTGCGGGACGTGCTGGGCGTGTGA
- a CDS encoding YigZ family protein codes for MENEEDSRATTYTTLTDGPDFRHELEIRRSRFITVLRRSPDEETARSLVAELRREFHDARHHCSAFVIGPDRMIQRSSDDGEPSGTAGIPMLEALIKREAMPGVTDLTDVSAVVVRYFGGILLGAGGLVRAYSESVSSALDLAPLVQRRRLRICAIDVPHADAGRLENELRSTGYVMADTGYGAKHATLRIALPDDAATISEAHARLASLTSGNLELRPQGTEWVDLPR; via the coding sequence GTGGAAAACGAGGAAGACAGCCGTGCGACCACCTATACGACATTGACGGACGGTCCGGACTTCCGCCATGAGCTGGAAATACGCCGGTCCCGTTTCATCACGGTCCTTCGGCGGTCCCCCGACGAGGAAACTGCCCGTTCCCTGGTGGCAGAGCTCCGGCGCGAATTCCACGATGCCCGCCACCACTGCTCGGCGTTCGTCATCGGGCCGGACCGCATGATCCAACGCTCCAGTGACGACGGCGAACCGTCCGGCACCGCCGGCATCCCCATGCTCGAAGCCCTCATCAAACGCGAAGCTATGCCCGGGGTCACGGACCTCACTGACGTGAGTGCCGTCGTCGTGCGCTATTTCGGTGGGATTCTCCTGGGCGCGGGCGGACTGGTCCGCGCTTACTCCGAATCAGTCTCTTCTGCCTTGGATCTCGCTCCACTGGTTCAGCGTCGGAGGCTGCGGATATGTGCCATTGACGTTCCCCACGCCGACGCCGGCCGGCTGGAGAACGAACTTCGGAGTACCGGGTACGTCATGGCGGACACCGGCTATGGAGCCAAGCACGCCACACTCCGTATTGCGCTTCCGGACGATGCGGCAACCATTTCCGAGGCGCACGCCCGTCTGGCTTCCCTGACGTCCGGGAATTTGGAGTTGCGGCCACAGGGAACCGAATGGGTGGATCTTCCCCGCTGA
- the polA gene encoding DNA polymerase I: MAFRAFYALPAENFSTARGQYTNAVHGFTSMLINLIKDQKPTHVAVAFDVSDDTTFRKAEYSEYKGGRNATPVEFAGQIGLIAKVMEAWGIRTIAMPGYEADDVLATLASQGDAAGFEVLLVSGDRDAFQLINDNVFVLYPKQGVSNIPRMDAAAIEEKYFVKPGLYSDLAALVGETADNLPGVPGVGPKTAAKWINLYGGLEGILENLDSIGGKVGGALKENLENVKRNRRLNRLLTDLELPLTLADLHEPRPDRQAIEDLFEELEFRTLRTRLFDLYGDDTAGEAPDTIDAPEYSALTDAAELESFFAAGSGVRSALAVQLVPGRIGDDASALAVVRSNGAGYIDLTSLDAAAESVLARWLRDPEEAKVLHEFKSALKALHNRGLGLEGVVDDTSISGYLIQPDRRSYDLAELAQVHLKISLATAAAQSGQLELDLSGETDQAAAAALVQHAAVVHALSKHFETELADIKADALLTTLELPVARVLAQMELTGIFVSTDRMDEQLADLTKVIENAQEQAFAAIGHEVNLGSPKQLQTVLFEELGLPKTKKIKSGYTTDAASLKGLLEKTGHEFLVQLMAHRESSKLAQMVETLKKSVADDGRIHTTYAQNIAATGRISSNNPNLQNIPVRSEEGRRVRGIFVVSEGYECLLSADYSQIEMRIMAHLSGDEALIQAYRDGEDLHRFVGSRIFNVEPAEVTSAMRSKVKAMSYGLAYGLTSFGLSKQLEISVDEARTLMKDYFDRFGGVRDYLRGVVDQARTDGYTATIEGRRRYLPDLTSTNRQAREAAERIALNSPIQGSAADLIKRAMLGVSAELASQGLKSRMLLQVHDELVLEVAPGEREAVEKLVIEQMGSAAELSVPLDVQIGVGSSWYEAGH; encoded by the coding sequence ATGGCGTTCCGGGCTTTCTACGCCCTGCCGGCTGAAAACTTCTCCACGGCCAGGGGGCAGTACACCAACGCGGTACACGGGTTCACGTCCATGCTGATCAACCTGATCAAGGACCAGAAGCCAACCCACGTAGCCGTGGCATTCGACGTTTCCGACGACACCACTTTCCGCAAAGCCGAATACAGCGAATACAAAGGCGGGCGCAATGCCACGCCTGTGGAGTTCGCCGGGCAGATCGGCCTCATCGCCAAGGTCATGGAAGCATGGGGCATCAGGACCATCGCCATGCCCGGCTACGAAGCCGATGACGTCCTGGCCACACTCGCATCACAAGGCGACGCCGCGGGCTTCGAGGTCCTGCTGGTGTCCGGCGACAGGGACGCGTTCCAGCTGATCAACGACAACGTCTTTGTGCTCTACCCCAAGCAGGGCGTGAGCAATATTCCCAGGATGGACGCTGCAGCCATCGAGGAGAAGTACTTCGTCAAGCCCGGCCTGTACTCGGACCTCGCCGCGCTCGTCGGCGAAACAGCGGACAACCTCCCCGGCGTTCCGGGCGTAGGCCCCAAGACGGCCGCCAAATGGATCAACCTCTACGGTGGCCTTGAAGGCATCCTCGAAAACCTTGATTCCATCGGTGGCAAGGTGGGCGGAGCCCTCAAGGAGAACCTTGAGAACGTCAAGCGCAACCGCAGGCTCAATCGCCTGCTGACGGACCTCGAGCTGCCCCTGACGTTGGCAGACCTGCACGAGCCCCGTCCGGACCGCCAGGCGATCGAGGATCTTTTCGAGGAACTCGAATTCCGGACGCTCCGCACGCGGCTGTTCGATCTCTACGGTGACGACACCGCCGGGGAGGCCCCGGACACCATCGATGCCCCGGAATACTCCGCCCTCACGGATGCCGCGGAACTTGAGTCCTTCTTCGCAGCCGGCTCCGGTGTGCGCTCGGCGCTGGCAGTGCAGCTCGTCCCCGGACGCATCGGGGATGACGCGAGTGCCCTGGCTGTTGTCAGGAGCAACGGGGCCGGGTACATCGACCTGACGAGTCTGGACGCTGCAGCTGAGTCGGTCTTGGCCCGGTGGCTCAGGGATCCCGAGGAAGCGAAGGTGCTGCACGAGTTCAAGTCGGCCCTGAAGGCCCTTCACAACCGTGGCCTCGGCCTGGAAGGCGTGGTGGATGACACCTCCATCTCCGGCTACCTGATCCAGCCGGACCGCCGCAGCTACGATCTCGCCGAACTGGCCCAAGTGCACTTGAAGATCTCACTTGCCACGGCCGCCGCCCAGTCCGGGCAGCTGGAGCTCGACCTCTCGGGTGAAACAGACCAAGCTGCCGCAGCAGCGCTCGTCCAGCATGCCGCCGTCGTGCATGCCCTCAGCAAGCACTTCGAAACTGAACTTGCCGATATCAAGGCCGATGCCCTGTTGACGACGCTCGAACTTCCGGTGGCACGTGTGCTGGCGCAGATGGAACTGACCGGCATCTTTGTGTCCACGGACCGCATGGACGAGCAGCTCGCTGACCTTACCAAGGTGATCGAGAACGCCCAGGAACAGGCTTTTGCTGCGATCGGGCACGAGGTAAACCTCGGTTCGCCCAAGCAACTGCAGACAGTCCTCTTCGAGGAATTGGGACTGCCCAAGACCAAGAAGATCAAGTCTGGCTACACCACCGATGCCGCTTCCTTGAAGGGCTTGCTTGAGAAGACCGGACACGAATTCCTGGTCCAGCTCATGGCGCACCGTGAGTCCTCAAAGCTGGCCCAAATGGTGGAGACGCTCAAGAAGTCCGTGGCCGATGACGGCCGCATCCACACCACTTACGCGCAGAACATCGCCGCCACGGGCCGTATTTCGTCCAACAACCCCAACCTGCAGAACATCCCGGTGCGCAGCGAAGAAGGCCGGCGGGTTCGTGGAATTTTCGTGGTCAGCGAAGGCTACGAGTGCCTGTTGTCAGCGGACTACTCGCAGATCGAAATGCGCATCATGGCGCACCTTTCCGGCGACGAAGCCCTGATCCAGGCGTACCGCGACGGAGAAGACCTTCACCGCTTCGTGGGCTCCCGGATCTTCAACGTGGAGCCGGCCGAAGTCACCAGCGCCATGCGGTCCAAAGTGAAGGCGATGTCCTACGGCCTCGCGTACGGACTCACGTCCTTCGGCCTCTCCAAGCAGTTGGAGATCTCCGTGGACGAGGCCCGGACGCTCATGAAGGACTACTTCGACCGCTTCGGCGGCGTACGCGATTACCTGCGTGGTGTCGTCGACCAAGCCAGGACGGACGGCTACACGGCCACCATCGAAGGCCGCCGCCGTTACCTCCCTGACCTGACGAGCACCAACCGCCAGGCGCGCGAGGCAGCAGAACGCATCGCTTTGAACTCGCCCATCCAAGGCTCTGCTGCAGACCTCATCAAGCGCGCCATGCTGGGTGTGTCCGCCGAGCTCGCCAGCCAGGGCCTGAAGTCGCGGATGTTGCTGCAGGTCCACGACGAACTGGTCCTGGAAGTTGCTCCAGGAGAGCGCGAAGCCGTGGAGAAGCTGGTCATCGAACAGATGGGTTCAGCCGCCGAGTTGTCAGTCCCGCTCGATGTCCAGATCGGCGTTGGCTCCAGCTGGTACGAAGCCGGGCACTAG
- a CDS encoding hotdog fold thioesterase encodes MMDNFTPNPFADELNEAGVPEAFHDWLSAHGVGALVVKLGIRFTEMSAERMVATMPVEGNTQVAGILHGGAHVVLAETLGSFAASLHAGRGRHAVGIEVGATHHRSVASGLVTGTCTAIHLGGTLATHEIVITDEKGRRLSTARITNMIRDNRH; translated from the coding sequence ATGATGGACAATTTCACGCCGAACCCGTTTGCCGATGAGCTCAACGAGGCAGGTGTACCCGAAGCGTTCCACGATTGGCTCTCGGCTCATGGTGTTGGTGCCCTGGTGGTGAAACTGGGTATCCGGTTCACGGAAATGAGCGCGGAGCGCATGGTGGCCACCATGCCCGTGGAAGGAAACACCCAAGTTGCGGGCATCCTCCATGGCGGAGCCCACGTAGTCCTCGCCGAGACGTTGGGATCGTTCGCCGCGTCGCTTCACGCCGGCAGGGGCCGGCACGCAGTGGGCATCGAGGTGGGGGCAACCCATCACCGTTCCGTGGCCAGCGGGCTGGTGACAGGTACCTGCACGGCTATCCATCTCGGCGGCACCTTGGCCACGCACGAAATCGTCATCACCGATGAGAAGGGCCGCCGGCTCTCCACTGCCCGGATCACCAACATGATCCGGGACAACCGCCACTGA
- a CDS encoding dihydrofolate reductase family protein, producing MSTFQYYVASTIDGFIASPEDDLGWLLQFDRVEGVNESIESFMAGVGCIAMGGDTYRWLMEHEPGKWPYPDTPCWVFTHHEYSAPAGSDITFVRGDVREFAPDLLKDAGGKNVWLVGGGDLVAQFANAGLLQEMIVTIIPVVLGAGKRLLPLEGPTAPLELISHKILGGAAAELHYRLPQRPV from the coding sequence ATGTCGACCTTCCAGTACTACGTAGCATCCACCATCGACGGCTTCATAGCCTCCCCGGAGGACGACCTAGGGTGGCTCCTGCAGTTCGACCGGGTTGAGGGCGTGAACGAAAGCATCGAGTCCTTCATGGCGGGCGTCGGTTGCATCGCCATGGGTGGAGACACCTACCGCTGGCTCATGGAGCATGAACCGGGCAAGTGGCCTTACCCGGACACGCCCTGCTGGGTCTTCACCCACCATGAGTACTCGGCTCCGGCGGGCTCGGATATTACTTTCGTCCGCGGTGACGTGCGCGAGTTCGCGCCGGACCTGCTCAAGGACGCAGGTGGGAAGAATGTGTGGCTGGTGGGCGGAGGCGACCTCGTGGCGCAATTCGCCAATGCCGGCTTGCTCCAGGAGATGATTGTCACCATCATCCCCGTGGTGTTGGGCGCAGGAAAGCGTCTCTTGCCGCTTGAGGGCCCGACGGCGCCCCTTGAGTTGATCTCGCACAAGATCCTTGGCGGGGCCGCGGCCGAGTTGCACTACCGGTTGCCGCAGCGCCCGGTTTAG
- a CDS encoding GNAT family N-acetyltransferase, which yields MADPNEPTSQKYSVQRFPAVADKEDAAGYSRCATWVQAVSHGFHQQRRDDEYVAKTLASYQTDKRELTGVYVNGPVPEHSLGANVPVATYATMRKALNIGFGRQLEANLVTAVTVRGTHRRHGILRGMITADLESAKDDGLAMAALTASEGSIYERFGFGVATFERSIKVDTGPRFRMKGQPQGTVEVADPSVLLELAPHVFKRVQRLSPGSVDRQEYYRLVASGSIGHDGKPDTSVRCALHYDLSGALDGFVSYRFKGWDHKPYTMEIVDLVAATNTGYLDLWRFLGSIDLIEEVTWAEAPVDDALAWALEDPRCIEASEVRDMLWLRILDIQSALQARHYASAGHLVLEVTDPLSLAGGTWVLESDGGAAAAVVTEASGQSPDVSMDVADLASIYLGVVSPVTLAAAGRIHEKSSGAAFLAQQLFAVERPAHCLTHF from the coding sequence GTGGCCGATCCCAATGAACCAACCTCCCAAAAATATTCCGTCCAGCGTTTTCCCGCCGTAGCCGACAAGGAAGACGCCGCCGGCTACAGCCGCTGCGCCACGTGGGTGCAGGCTGTATCGCACGGATTCCACCAGCAGCGGCGTGATGACGAGTACGTCGCCAAGACCCTTGCTTCATACCAGACCGACAAGCGTGAGCTGACAGGCGTCTACGTCAACGGCCCCGTACCGGAGCACTCCCTTGGCGCCAATGTGCCGGTGGCAACCTACGCCACCATGCGCAAGGCCCTGAATATCGGTTTTGGCCGGCAGCTTGAAGCCAACCTGGTCACGGCTGTGACTGTCCGCGGAACACACCGCCGCCATGGAATCCTGCGGGGGATGATCACTGCCGACCTGGAGAGCGCCAAGGACGACGGCCTGGCCATGGCGGCGCTGACGGCCTCCGAAGGTTCCATCTATGAGCGTTTCGGCTTCGGTGTGGCTACGTTTGAGCGCAGCATCAAAGTCGACACGGGTCCCCGATTCCGGATGAAGGGACAGCCGCAGGGAACAGTGGAGGTCGCCGATCCATCGGTCCTGTTGGAACTGGCACCCCACGTGTTCAAGCGTGTGCAGCGGCTGTCGCCGGGCTCGGTGGACCGCCAGGAGTATTACCGGCTTGTTGCCTCGGGTTCCATTGGGCATGACGGCAAGCCCGACACCAGCGTCCGCTGTGCCCTGCACTACGACCTGTCCGGGGCATTGGATGGCTTCGTCTCCTACCGTTTCAAGGGGTGGGACCACAAGCCGTACACCATGGAAATCGTGGACCTGGTGGCCGCAACCAATACCGGATACCTCGATCTGTGGCGCTTCCTGGGCAGCATCGACCTCATTGAGGAAGTAACCTGGGCCGAAGCCCCGGTTGACGACGCCCTGGCGTGGGCGCTTGAGGACCCACGCTGCATCGAGGCCTCCGAAGTCCGCGACATGCTGTGGCTCCGGATCCTGGACATACAGTCCGCCTTGCAGGCCCGCCATTACGCCTCGGCAGGTCACTTGGTCCTGGAAGTGACGGACCCGCTCTCCCTGGCGGGTGGCACTTGGGTCCTGGAGTCCGACGGCGGTGCTGCCGCCGCCGTCGTAACTGAAGCCTCCGGACAGTCACCCGACGTCAGCATGGACGTGGCCGACCTCGCCTCCATCTATCTTGGCGTGGTGTCGCCGGTGACCCTGGCCGCCGCCGGGCGCATCCACGAAAAGTCCTCCGGTGCCGCGTTCCTGGCCCAGCAACTGTTCGCGGTCGAGCGCCCGGCTCATTGCTTGACGCACTTCTAG
- the coaE gene encoding dephospho-CoA kinase — MLKIGLTGGIASGKSLVASRLQELGALLIDADLIARQVVEPGTPGLRRVVEAFGPGILDADGRLDRPKLGAIVFQDPSQRELLNSIIHPLVREAAATIMAGAAAGDIVVQDIPLLVETGQGSNFHLVVVVDAPDDVRIDRMVEFRGMTPEDARARMSAQATREQRIAAADVVLLNAGGRDELRAEVDALWTGRLLPFAENISRGTRAARHLGPVITPWTPDWNRQAARLGARIAAVAPQDILAVDHIGSTSVPGLAAKDVLDLQVAVADLGVADRLAVQLAQAGFPAVPGANQDTPKPTQPEPAQWQKRFHANADPCRPVNLHVRVAGSPGWRYALLFRDWLRSEPTAVTTYEAHKREIAAAHVGDNSSTGYADTKEPWFTDVAWPLMEEWADRTGWQPPSYMSSAEGKRGQ; from the coding sequence GTGCTGAAGATCGGGCTGACGGGCGGCATCGCCTCAGGGAAATCATTGGTGGCATCCAGGTTGCAGGAACTGGGTGCGCTCCTCATCGACGCGGACCTCATTGCCCGCCAAGTGGTGGAACCGGGTACACCCGGCCTCCGCCGTGTCGTGGAGGCGTTCGGTCCGGGCATCCTCGACGCAGACGGCAGACTGGATCGGCCCAAGCTGGGAGCCATCGTGTTCCAGGATCCATCCCAACGCGAATTGCTCAACAGCATCATTCATCCGCTGGTACGGGAGGCCGCCGCCACCATCATGGCAGGGGCCGCCGCCGGCGACATCGTCGTGCAGGACATCCCGCTCCTCGTCGAAACCGGCCAGGGCAGCAATTTCCACTTGGTGGTCGTTGTGGATGCCCCGGACGACGTGCGCATTGACCGTATGGTCGAATTCCGGGGGATGACTCCGGAAGACGCGCGGGCCCGCATGTCGGCGCAGGCCACTCGTGAACAACGTATTGCCGCTGCCGATGTAGTCCTGTTAAACGCGGGGGGCCGTGACGAGCTGCGGGCCGAAGTTGACGCCCTGTGGACTGGGAGGCTGTTGCCTTTCGCGGAAAACATCAGCCGGGGGACAAGGGCGGCTCGACACCTAGGCCCGGTCATCACCCCATGGACACCTGACTGGAACCGTCAGGCCGCTCGCCTCGGGGCACGTATTGCGGCTGTGGCACCCCAGGACATCCTGGCCGTGGACCATATCGGTTCCACGTCAGTACCCGGGCTGGCAGCAAAGGACGTTCTGGACCTCCAAGTAGCTGTCGCCGATCTTGGGGTGGCAGATCGACTCGCAGTCCAACTCGCCCAAGCCGGGTTCCCTGCAGTGCCGGGAGCCAACCAGGACACACCCAAACCCACCCAACCTGAGCCCGCACAGTGGCAGAAGCGGTTCCACGCCAACGCCGATCCTTGCCGGCCGGTGAACCTGCACGTGCGGGTCGCGGGATCACCGGGGTGGCGTTACGCGTTGCTCTTCCGCGACTGGCTGCGGTCCGAACCCACAGCCGTCACAACGTATGAAGCGCATAAGCGCGAAATCGCCGCAGCACATGTGGGCGACAACAGCAGCACGGGCTACGCGGATACCAAGGAGCCGTGGTTCACGGACGTTGCCTGGCCGCTCATGGAAGAGTGGGCCGACCGCACAGGCTGGCAGCCGCCGTCGTATATGTCTTCTGCCGAGGGCAAACGCGGACAGTAG
- a CDS encoding inorganic phosphate transporter, translated as MDITFMVALVIALALFFDFTNGFHDTANAMATPIATGAIKPKTAVALAAVLNLVGAFLSTEVAKTISGGLIREGSDGIHITPDIIFAGLMGAVLWNMVTWLKGLPSSSSHALFGGLIGAAVVGIGFHSINFETVLQKVILPAIFAPLIAGLVAYICTRLAYALTSRHDPETGDKLTQKRGGFRTGQIFTSSLVALAHGTNDAQKTMGIITLVLIAAGTQTPGSGPQFWVIAACAFAIAIGTYAGGWRIIRTMGSGLTEVKPAQGFSAETSTASAILASSHLGFALSTTQVASGSVIGSGLGRKGTSVRWGTAGKIALGWLFTLPASAIVGALTALLVGTGVVGVIIAAVAGTAAVLFMFVVSRRSHVGHHNAVEVEEAGHAVRFRKKKKSRKTTPSKDAQR; from the coding sequence GTGGATATCACCTTCATGGTCGCGCTGGTAATAGCGTTGGCCCTATTCTTTGACTTCACCAACGGTTTTCACGACACTGCCAATGCGATGGCTACGCCCATCGCTACGGGGGCGATCAAGCCCAAGACGGCTGTCGCCCTGGCCGCCGTGCTCAACCTCGTCGGCGCCTTCCTTTCCACGGAAGTGGCCAAGACCATCTCCGGCGGACTGATCCGGGAAGGCTCTGACGGCATTCACATCACTCCGGACATCATCTTTGCCGGACTCATGGGGGCAGTGCTCTGGAACATGGTTACTTGGCTCAAGGGCCTGCCATCAAGTTCCTCGCACGCATTGTTCGGCGGCCTGATCGGCGCAGCGGTGGTGGGCATCGGATTCCACTCCATCAATTTTGAAACCGTGCTGCAGAAAGTGATCCTGCCAGCCATTTTCGCGCCCCTCATTGCCGGTCTGGTGGCATACATCTGCACCCGGCTCGCCTATGCGCTGACCTCGCGGCATGATCCGGAAACCGGCGACAAGCTCACCCAGAAGCGCGGCGGATTCCGTACAGGACAAATTTTCACGTCGAGTTTGGTGGCCCTCGCGCACGGCACCAATGATGCCCAGAAGACCATGGGCATCATCACCCTTGTCCTTATCGCCGCCGGCACCCAGACTCCGGGCAGCGGACCCCAGTTCTGGGTTATCGCAGCCTGCGCTTTTGCCATCGCCATCGGTACCTATGCAGGCGGCTGGCGCATCATCCGGACTATGGGATCGGGCCTGACCGAAGTGAAGCCGGCCCAGGGATTCTCCGCAGAAACCAGCACCGCGTCAGCTATTTTGGCTTCTTCGCACCTGGGCTTCGCCCTCTCCACAACCCAGGTCGCATCAGGTTCCGTCATCGGCTCGGGCCTTGGCCGCAAGGGCACGTCGGTCCGATGGGGCACTGCCGGCAAGATCGCCCTTGGCTGGCTCTTCACACTCCCGGCCTCGGCCATTGTTGGTGCGTTGACAGCCCTGCTGGTCGGCACCGGAGTGGTGGGCGTCATCATTGCCGCCGTCGCTGGCACGGCGGCGGTCTTGTTCATGTTCGTTGTCTCGCGGAGGTCCCATGTTGGCCACCACAACGCAGTTGAGGTCGAAGAAGCCGGGCACGCTGTCCGTTTCCGGAAGAAAAAGAAGTCACGAAAGACCACGCCGAGTAAGGATGCGCAGCGATGA
- the rpsA gene encoding 30S ribosomal protein S1, translating into MTITSTEKPGTPVVAINDIGTAEDFLAAVDATIKYFNDGDLVEGTVVKVDRDEVLLDIGYKTEGVIPSRELSIKHDVDPGDVVAVGDQVEALVLTKEDKEGRLILSKKRAQYERAWGDIEKVKEEDGVVTGTVIEVVKGGLILDIGLRGFLPASLVEMRRVRDLAPYIGQQIEAKIIELDKNRNNVVLSRRAWLEQTQSEVRSTFLNKLEKGQVRPGVVSSIVNFGAFVDLGGVDGLVHVSELSWKHIDHPSEVVEVGQEVTVEVLEVDLDRERVSLSLKATQEDPWQTFARTHALGQVVPGKVTKLVPFGAFVRVEDGIEGLVHISELAVRHVELAEQVVSVGDELFVKVIDIDLERRRISLSLKQANEGVDADSTEFDPALYGMAAEYDEEGNYKYPEGFDPESNEWLEGYETQRAAWEQQYADAQTRWEAHKKQVAQHAADDAAAATSGESDSGTTSYSSEPAAAESNTGGGTLASDEALAALREKLTGN; encoded by the coding sequence ATGACCATCACCTCCACCGAGAAGCCCGGTACCCCCGTAGTCGCCATTAACGACATCGGTACCGCTGAGGACTTCCTCGCAGCTGTCGACGCCACCATCAAGTACTTCAACGACGGAGACCTCGTCGAAGGTACCGTCGTCAAGGTCGACCGCGACGAAGTTCTGCTCGACATCGGTTACAAGACCGAAGGTGTCATCCCTTCCCGCGAGCTTTCCATCAAGCACGATGTTGACCCCGGCGACGTTGTCGCCGTTGGCGATCAGGTCGAAGCTTTGGTTCTCACCAAGGAAGACAAAGAAGGCCGTCTGATCCTCTCCAAGAAGCGTGCTCAGTACGAGCGCGCCTGGGGCGACATCGAGAAGGTCAAGGAAGAAGACGGTGTCGTTACCGGTACCGTCATCGAGGTTGTCAAGGGTGGCCTCATCCTGGACATCGGCCTGCGCGGCTTCCTGCCCGCATCCCTCGTCGAGATGCGTCGCGTCCGCGACCTGGCTCCGTACATCGGTCAGCAGATCGAAGCCAAGATCATCGAGCTGGACAAGAACCGCAACAACGTTGTGCTGTCCCGCCGTGCATGGCTCGAGCAGACCCAGTCCGAGGTTCGCTCCACGTTCCTCAACAAGCTGGAAAAGGGCCAGGTTCGTCCGGGCGTTGTTTCCTCCATCGTCAACTTCGGTGCATTCGTGGACCTCGGCGGCGTAGACGGCCTCGTTCACGTATCCGAGCTGTCCTGGAAGCACATCGACCACCCGTCCGAGGTTGTCGAAGTTGGCCAGGAAGTCACCGTCGAGGTCCTCGAAGTGGATCTGGACCGCGAGCGTGTCTCCCTGTCGCTCAAGGCTACGCAGGAAGATCCGTGGCAGACCTTCGCCCGCACCCACGCCCTCGGCCAGGTTGTTCCGGGTAAGGTCACCAAGCTGGTTCCGTTCGGTGCGTTCGTTCGCGTCGAAGACGGCATCGAAGGCCTCGTGCACATCTCCGAGCTGGCTGTCCGCCACGTGGAGCTCGCAGAGCAGGTTGTCTCCGTTGGCGACGAACTGTTCGTCAAGGTCATCGACATCGACCTCGAGCGTCGCCGCATCTCCCTCTCCCTCAAGCAGGCTAACGAGGGCGTTGACGCTGACAGCACCGAGTTCGATCCCGCTCTGTACGGCATGGCCGCTGAGTACGACGAAGAGGGCAACTACAAGTACCCCGAGGGCTTCGACCCCGAGTCGAACGAATGGCTCGAAGGTTACGAGACCCAGCGTGCAGCTTGGGAGCAGCAGTACGCTGACGCCCAGACCCGTTGGGAAGCCCACAAGAAGCAGGTTGCCCAGCACGCTGCTGACGACGCTGCTGCTGCAACGTCCGGTGAGAGCGATTCCGGCACCACGAGCTACTCCTCGGAGCCGGCCGCTGCTGAGTCCAACACCGGCGGCGGTACCCTGGCGTCCGACGAAGCACTCGCCGCACTGCGTGAGAAGCTGACCGGCAACTAA